A single genomic interval of Megalobrama amblycephala isolate DHTTF-2021 linkage group LG17, ASM1881202v1, whole genome shotgun sequence harbors:
- the LOC125249997 gene encoding C-C chemokine receptor type 4-like, whose protein sequence is MGENSWEDYLKFFAEANNTVIDNAVYEEVPLCEKSNVIQFGAAFLPAFYYTNFLLSLVGNGLVLCIIYKYEKLTTVNNIFLLNLVISDLIFAFSLPFWAVYHKSEWIFGSGLCKLVGSCYFIGFNSSILFLTLLTFDRYLAVVHAISAAQSRKKKYAFASSAIVWVLSILASIKDIVLYDVMDDPNGRLCEMTGYIPSTLTKWELIGYYQQFLFFFLVPLVMVLYCYSRITIRIMSTRMVEKCRAVKLIFVIVFTFFICWTPYNVVILLKAIKTSFGDLKKCSEALDYAVYITRNFAYLYCCISPVFYTFLGKKFQRHFLKLLAKRLPCLKINTLLSVTSSKTTSVRSPTLITDHSRDQQVSD, encoded by the coding sequence ATGGGTGAGAATAGTTGGGAGGACTACTTAAAATTTTTCGCAGAAGCCAATAACACGGTAATAGATAATGCTGTATACGAAGAGGTTCCTTTATGCGAGAAAAGTAATGTCATCCAGTTTGGTGCAGCATTTCTCCCAGCGTTCTACTACACCAACTTCTTGCTGAGCTTGGTGGGGAATGGACTGGTGCTGTGCATCATCTACAAATATGAGAAGCTCACCACGGTCAACAACATCTTCTTGCTCAACCTCGTCATCTCGGACCTGATCTTCGCCTTCAGCCTTCCCTTTTGGGCAGTCTACCACAAGTCAGAATGGATCTTTGGCAGTGGCCTTTGCAAGTTGGTGGGAAGCTGTTATTTCATCGGCTTCAACAGCTCCATCCTCTTCCTCACTCTCCTGACTTTTGACCGCTACCTTGCGGTGGTCCACGCCATCAGTGCAGCCCAGAGCAGGAAGAAAAAATATGCGTTTGCATCGTCCGCCATCGTCTGGGTGCTCAGTATATTGGCTAGTATAAAGGATATAGTTCTTTATGATGTGATGGATGATCCAAATGGTAGGCTGTGCGAAATGACTGGTTACATCCCGTCTACCCTCACAAAGTGGGAGCTGATCGGCTattatcagcagtttctctttttcttcctAGTGCCTCTAGTTATGGTCCTGTACTGCTATTCCCGCATAACCATCAGGATCATGTCCACACGCATGGTGGAGAAGTGCAGGGCGGTCAAACTCATCTTTGTCATTGTCTTCACCTTCTTCATCTGCTGGACGCCTTACAATGTGGTCATTCTGTTAAAAGCCATCAAGACGTCCTTTGGAGACCTGAAGAAATGCTCAGAAGCCCTCGACTACGCTGTGTACATAACACGTAACTTTGCCTACCTGTACTGCTGCATCAGCCCTGTCTTTTATACCTTTTTGGGAAAGAAGTTTCAACGCCATTTTCTGAAACTTTTGGCCAAGCGTCTACCATGTTTGAAGATCAATACATTGCTGTCAGTGACAAGCAGTAAAACCACATCAGTCAGGAGCCCAACACTGATTACTGACCATTCACGTGACCAACAAGTTTCTGATTGA